The Thermococcus sp. genome contains a region encoding:
- a CDS encoding class I SAM-dependent DNA methyltransferase: protein MEKKLTDFLDAPPKKDTGLTREELERALKKAADLIRTRVDYKYIPLLLFLKRLSDEWEKEFEEYVRKLTKEGLDRKTAEELALKDRESYTINYPPEYLWRKLREKDIESLPQNLSQALKKLAELNPNLRGVVDRFDFMEFMLHRDNAEILRQLFELFSGLDLKHASPDVLGDAYEWILRYFAPQKAKEGEVYTPREVIRLLVEILKPEPGEEVYDPAMGSGGMLIGAYLYVKEHRGADEAKKLFLYGQEVNPTTYALAEMNMILHGIKSPKLATGDTLLRPQFKESERLKCFNVVIANPPWNQDGYGEATLKKAEFTERFKYGYPPNNSADWAWIQHMLASAKYTGRVGIVIDNGALFRGGAEKKIRAKILKEDLLEAIILLPEKLFYNTGAPGAVMIFNRNKPEDRRGKVLFINASQEYEKHPEIRKLNRLGEEHIRKIVTAFEKFEDIEGFARVVELDEIKENDYNLNVTLYVFSMEEEEEIDVKAEWKELKRINEELARVDERIEGYLKELGY from the coding sequence ATGGAGAAGAAGCTCACTGATTTCCTAGATGCTCCACCAAAGAAGGATACCGGTTTAACCCGCGAGGAGCTTGAGCGGGCTCTTAAGAAGGCCGCGGATTTAATCAGGACGAGGGTCGATTATAAGTACATCCCCCTTCTGCTCTTCCTGAAGCGTCTGAGCGACGAGTGGGAGAAGGAGTTTGAGGAGTACGTTAGGAAGCTCACCAAGGAAGGCCTGGACAGAAAGACCGCCGAGGAGCTCGCCCTCAAAGACAGGGAATCATACACGATTAACTATCCGCCAGAATACCTCTGGAGGAAGCTCCGCGAGAAGGACATCGAGAGCCTTCCCCAGAACCTTTCGCAGGCCCTCAAGAAGCTCGCCGAGCTCAACCCCAACCTGAGGGGTGTCGTCGACCGCTTCGACTTTATGGAGTTCATGCTCCACAGGGACAACGCCGAGATACTCAGGCAGCTCTTCGAGCTCTTCAGCGGGCTTGACCTAAAGCACGCCTCGCCCGATGTTCTTGGCGATGCCTACGAGTGGATTCTAAGGTATTTCGCCCCGCAGAAAGCCAAGGAGGGTGAGGTTTATACCCCAAGAGAAGTCATCAGGCTCCTAGTTGAAATCCTCAAGCCGGAGCCGGGCGAAGAAGTCTACGACCCCGCGATGGGCTCCGGGGGAATGCTCATCGGGGCTTACCTTTACGTTAAGGAGCACCGCGGAGCGGATGAGGCTAAAAAGCTCTTCCTCTACGGCCAAGAGGTCAATCCAACCACCTACGCTTTAGCCGAGATGAACATGATACTCCACGGCATTAAGTCTCCAAAGCTCGCCACCGGCGATACACTTCTGAGACCACAGTTTAAAGAGAGCGAAAGGCTCAAGTGCTTCAATGTGGTTATAGCCAACCCTCCGTGGAACCAGGACGGCTACGGTGAGGCGACCCTCAAAAAGGCCGAGTTTACCGAGCGCTTCAAGTACGGCTATCCGCCGAACAACTCCGCGGACTGGGCGTGGATCCAGCACATGCTCGCGAGCGCCAAATATACTGGAAGGGTCGGCATCGTCATAGACAACGGCGCGCTCTTCAGGGGCGGGGCCGAGAAGAAGATAAGGGCGAAGATACTCAAAGAGGATCTGCTTGAGGCGATAATTTTACTCCCCGAAAAGCTCTTCTACAACACCGGCGCTCCGGGTGCGGTAATGATATTCAACAGGAACAAGCCAGAGGACAGGAGGGGGAAAGTCCTCTTCATCAACGCCTCGCAGGAATACGAAAAGCATCCGGAGATAAGGAAGCTGAACAGACTCGGCGAGGAGCACATCAGAAAAATAGTAACTGCCTTCGAGAAGTTTGAAGATATCGAGGGCTTTGCGAGGGTCGTTGAGCTGGACGAGATAAAGGAGAACGACTACAACCTCAACGTCACCCTCTACGTCTTTTCGATGGAGGAAGAGGAGGAGATAGACGTTAAGGCCGAGTGGAAGGAGCTGAAGAGGATTAACGAGGAGCTCGCGAGGGTTGACGAGAGGATTGAGGGGTATTTGAAGGAGCTGGGGTATTGA